One part of the Algibacter sp. L1A34 genome encodes these proteins:
- a CDS encoding DUF423 domain-containing protein: MTQQVIIATGAIFGMLSVIFGAFGAHALKKILSNDQLHSFEVGVKYQMYHAIVLVALGLNFKYITIPIYWCFTLGIILFSFSIYGLILSDAKGSKLKFLGPITPLGGLLFVIGWLLLLINVL; encoded by the coding sequence ATGACACAACAAGTTATAATTGCTACTGGTGCTATTTTTGGGATGTTATCCGTTATTTTTGGTGCTTTTGGAGCACATGCTTTGAAGAAAATCTTATCTAACGACCAATTGCATAGTTTTGAAGTTGGTGTAAAATATCAAATGTATCATGCCATTGTTTTGGTAGCACTCGGTTTAAATTTTAAATATATAACGATACCTATTTACTGGTGCTTTACCTTGGGTATTATCTTGTTTTCTTTCAGTATTTATGGTTTAATTTTATCTGATGCAAAAGGAAGTAAGTTGAAATTTTTAGGCCCTATAACTCCGCTAGGTGGCTTGCTTTTTGTTATTGGCTGGTTACTTTTGTTAATTAATGTTTTATAG
- the map gene encoding type I methionyl aminopeptidase, protein MIVIKTKEEIELMRESALIVSKTLGEVAKAIKPGVTTLQLDKIAEEHIRDHGAIPGFLGLYDFPNTLCMSPNTQVVHGIPNNTPLVEGDIISIDCGALKNGFYGDHAYTFAVGEIDPETEKLLQVTKESLYVGIREFKANNRVGDVGYAIQKYCEDHGYGVVRELVGHGLGSKMHEDPEMPNYGKRGRGKKFIDGMVVAIEPMINLGTHRIKQHRDGWTITTLDNKPSAHFEHDVALVDGKPELLSTFAYVYDALGIKSNEEDEFRQQALVL, encoded by the coding sequence ATGATAGTAATAAAAACAAAAGAAGAAATAGAATTGATGCGTGAAAGTGCATTAATAGTATCTAAAACATTAGGCGAAGTTGCCAAAGCAATTAAGCCAGGCGTTACGACGCTTCAACTTGATAAAATTGCAGAAGAACATATTAGAGACCATGGTGCTATTCCTGGTTTTTTAGGCCTTTACGATTTCCCAAACACCCTTTGCATGAGTCCGAATACACAAGTAGTACACGGTATTCCTAATAATACACCTTTAGTTGAAGGCGATATCATTTCTATAGATTGTGGTGCATTAAAAAACGGATTTTATGGAGATCACGCTTATACATTTGCAGTAGGTGAGATTGATCCAGAAACTGAAAAATTACTTCAAGTTACCAAAGAATCTTTATACGTTGGTATCCGTGAGTTTAAAGCGAACAACCGTGTTGGCGATGTTGGTTATGCCATTCAAAAATATTGTGAAGATCATGGTTATGGCGTGGTTCGTGAGCTAGTTGGTCATGGATTAGGCAGCAAAATGCATGAAGATCCAGAAATGCCAAACTACGGAAAACGTGGTAGAGGCAAGAAATTTATTGACGGTATGGTGGTTGCCATTGAGCCAATGATTAACTTAGGGACACACCGTATAAAACAACACAGAGACGGTTGGACAATTACAACTTTAGACAATAAACCATCTGCACATTTTGAGCACGATGTGGCTTTAGTTGATGGAAAACCTGAGTTGCTTTCAACCTTTGCGTATGTATATGATGCTTTAGGAATTAAAAGTAATGAAGAAGATGAATTTCGTCAACAAGCATTAGTTCTCTAA
- a CDS encoding SusC/RagA family TonB-linked outer membrane protein, which yields MMKKTKTQTGLKKTANLFWRISLLVCFMTTMGYASANPIIEQNKTITGTVISAEDNMGIPGVNVIVKGTSTGAVTDFDGNYSVKVPNNNSTLVFSYVGFMTQELIVGNSSTINVSLKADVAALDEIIVVGFGTQKKATLTGSVAQVKGDDVVKGKGTSSAVLALQGEVPGLVVTRTSTRPGVEGTSINIRGDISVNSISPLILLDGVEISQSDLAAINANDIETYSVLKDASAAIFGTKAAGGVILVTTKKGKSGKMKISYKGETQLNFVKDFPVANMKEFAEAWLVAGRNDAIDFVDGTGNQQTAATSFRFFTEDEFMNMANGTLPTAPDSYYWAGKDNYFSDTSQFDAVYGTTITERHDFSLSGGNENATYRTSFGYANERSPISVVYDGQKRYNFRTNVGYKVSDLVKTDFNISYNSNIIDTPTQGIGYGIQDMNIFPLYNPDGQFYDNFGGNNPLAYLKEGGRVKNRTNVFRLGGKVTLDLDKYVEGLSFSYFGNIAMTQSRKNKTWKPVTMYDWQGIETSTPTTLGNAKLEVTEADYVFQNHIFQANYNRSFGKHNLGIMVGYTAEQSETDKYFMSRSNLVDASLNDLNAFDATTQTNSGGSNVVGLVSYLGKINYDYNGIYLLEVLGRRDGSSRLHPDYRWKNFLGASGGIVFSEMSFMDDSTINLLKLRASYGETGSVTGIGAYDYYSSIGNGTVLFGSTPQLAVTSNISGMTSFQRSWERVSTSNIAVDFGLLNNRLTGTAEYFIRKNDDMLINITYPQILAATAPKTNSGNFETKGYELSLNWRDRIGDDFTYRVGLAFWDNDSEVTKMEGKSLIALGTNDILEGKPLNAIYAYKTDGILSSESEVLEYYNQYGFADPSDQTNMKNGTKLPNYRSEDRLVPGTVNRVDVSGDGIIDEDDLVYIGDANPHKSFGINLGFSYKNFDFSAFFQGVAEVNIVRTGSLSYPFMQWWTNQNPIFTNKTWTEDNQDAEYPAAFFNGARKKWNYGDLNDRNVIKASYLRAKTISVGYRLPETVLDRMGMDKVRFSLTGSDLFTISNIKDGLDPEFGEGTRQGNMVPFSSALTFGVELAF from the coding sequence ATGATGAAAAAAACAAAAACTCAGACAGGTCTGAAAAAAACAGCAAATCTATTTTGGCGTATAAGCCTTTTAGTTTGCTTCATGACTACAATGGGGTATGCAAGTGCAAATCCTATTATTGAACAAAACAAAACGATTACAGGAACGGTTATAAGTGCCGAAGATAACATGGGGATTCCCGGAGTAAATGTTATCGTGAAAGGTACTTCTACAGGAGCTGTAACAGATTTTGATGGAAATTATAGTGTTAAAGTACCTAACAACAATTCAACTCTTGTATTTTCTTACGTAGGTTTTATGACACAAGAATTAATTGTAGGAAACAGTTCTACTATAAATGTATCACTAAAAGCCGATGTTGCCGCTTTAGACGAAATTATTGTTGTTGGTTTCGGTACACAAAAAAAAGCTACGCTTACGGGATCTGTAGCACAAGTAAAAGGGGACGATGTTGTAAAAGGTAAGGGTACTTCTAGTGCCGTTTTAGCTTTACAAGGTGAGGTTCCTGGTTTAGTTGTTACACGTACATCTACCCGTCCTGGTGTAGAAGGAACATCTATTAATATTCGTGGAGATATTTCTGTAAATAGTATAAGTCCGCTTATTTTATTAGATGGTGTTGAAATTTCACAAAGTGATTTGGCTGCTATTAATGCAAACGATATTGAAACGTATTCTGTTTTAAAGGATGCGTCTGCTGCAATTTTTGGTACTAAAGCTGCAGGAGGTGTTATTTTAGTCACTACTAAAAAAGGTAAATCTGGTAAAATGAAAATCTCTTATAAAGGTGAAACACAATTAAACTTTGTAAAAGACTTTCCCGTAGCTAATATGAAAGAGTTTGCAGAGGCTTGGTTGGTCGCTGGAAGAAATGATGCTATTGACTTTGTAGATGGGACCGGAAATCAACAAACAGCAGCAACAAGTTTTAGATTTTTTACTGAAGATGAATTTATGAATATGGCTAATGGCACATTGCCTACAGCTCCAGATTCTTATTATTGGGCAGGAAAAGATAATTATTTTTCTGACACAAGCCAATTTGATGCCGTTTACGGCACAACTATTACAGAAAGACACGATTTTTCACTTTCTGGAGGTAATGAAAATGCAACCTATAGAACATCTTTTGGATATGCCAACGAGCGTTCTCCTATATCAGTAGTATACGATGGGCAAAAACGTTACAACTTCCGTACAAATGTGGGGTATAAGGTTAGTGATTTAGTAAAAACAGATTTTAATATATCATACAATAGTAATATAATTGATACTCCAACTCAAGGTATTGGATATGGGATTCAAGATATGAATATATTCCCATTGTATAATCCAGATGGACAGTTTTACGATAATTTCGGAGGAAACAATCCACTAGCATATTTAAAAGAAGGTGGTCGTGTAAAAAATAGAACTAATGTGTTTCGCTTAGGAGGTAAAGTTACATTAGACTTAGATAAGTATGTTGAAGGTTTATCTTTCTCTTACTTTGGAAACATAGCAATGACACAAAGTAGAAAAAATAAAACATGGAAACCTGTAACCATGTACGATTGGCAAGGTATTGAAACAAGTACTCCAACAACTTTAGGAAATGCTAAACTAGAAGTAACTGAAGCCGATTACGTATTCCAAAACCATATTTTCCAAGCAAATTATAATCGTTCTTTCGGAAAACATAATTTAGGAATTATGGTTGGATATACCGCAGAACAATCAGAAACAGACAAGTATTTCATGTCTCGTTCTAATTTAGTTGATGCCTCTTTAAACGATTTAAATGCTTTCGACGCTACTACGCAAACAAATAGTGGTGGTAGTAATGTTGTTGGTTTAGTATCTTACCTAGGAAAAATAAATTACGATTATAATGGTATTTATTTATTAGAAGTATTAGGTCGTCGAGATGGATCTTCTCGTTTACACCCAGATTACAGATGGAAAAACTTCCTTGGTGCATCTGGAGGTATTGTATTTTCAGAAATGTCATTTATGGATGATAGTACGATTAATCTATTAAAATTACGTGCTTCTTATGGAGAAACAGGATCGGTAACAGGTATCGGTGCTTACGATTATTACTCTAGCATTGGTAATGGCACTGTATTATTTGGTAGTACTCCACAATTAGCTGTAACATCGAATATTAGTGGAATGACTTCTTTTCAACGTTCTTGGGAACGTGTATCAACAAGTAACATTGCAGTAGATTTTGGTTTATTAAATAACAGATTAACAGGTACTGCAGAATATTTTATTCGTAAAAATGACGATATGTTAATTAATATAACATATCCCCAAATATTAGCTGCTACGGCTCCAAAAACGAATAGTGGTAATTTTGAAACTAAAGGTTACGAATTGTCTTTAAACTGGAGAGATCGTATAGGAGACGATTTTACATATCGTGTAGGACTTGCATTTTGGGATAACGATAGTGAAGTTACCAAAATGGAAGGTAAAAGCCTTATTGCTTTGGGTACAAACGATATTCTTGAAGGGAAACCATTAAATGCAATATATGCGTATAAAACGGATGGTATATTATCTTCAGAAAGCGAAGTGTTAGAATACTATAATCAATATGGATTTGCAGATCCTTCAGACCAAACAAACATGAAAAATGGTACAAAATTACCAAATTATAGAAGTGAAGATCGTTTAGTTCCAGGAACCGTTAATCGTGTAGATGTCAGTGGAGATGGTATTATTGATGAAGATGATTTAGTGTATATAGGCGATGCAAATCCACATAAAAGTTTTGGTATTAATTTAGGGTTCTCTTATAAAAACTTCGATTTTAGTGCGTTCTTCCAAGGAGTTGCAGAAGTAAATATCGTTAGAACAGGATCTCTTTCTTATCCATTTATGCAATGGTGGACAAACCAAAACCCAATTTTCACAAACAAGACCTGGACAGAAGATAATCAAGATGCTGAATATCCTGCAGCTTTCTTTAATGGAGCTAGAAAAAAATGGAATTATGGAGATTTAAACGATAGAAATGTTATTAAAGCCTCTTATCTAAGAGCTAAAACAATATCTGTAGGATACAGGTTACCAGAAACTGTTTTAGATAGAATGGGAATGGACAAAGTACGTTTCTCTCTAACAGGTAGCGATTTGTTTACAATTTCGAACATAAAAGATGGGTTAGATCCTGAATTTGGTGAAGGAACTAGACAAGGGAATATGGTGCCTTTTTCATCTGCATTGACCTTTGGAGTTGAACTAGCATTTTAA
- the gpmI gene encoding 2,3-bisphosphoglycerate-independent phosphoglycerate mutase, whose amino-acid sequence MNKKVILMILDGWGNSPDPKVSAIDHANTPFIDSLYKKYPFATLRTDGLHVGLPEGQMGNSEVGHMNLGAGRIVYQDLAKINLAIEKDTLKDEKVLIDALKYASDNNKKVHFLGLLSNGGVHAHTSHLKGFIDAANKAGVNSYVHAFTDGRDVDPKSGKGYVEDLQKYIEGTKAKIATITGRYYAMDRDKRWERVKLAYDAIVNNVGTKTDNPVAEIQANYDNDVTDEFIKPLIITENNEAIAKVEKDDVLIFFNFRTDRGRELTEMLNQKDFPEYNTKKLDLYYVTITNYSDAFKGIKVIFNKDNITETLGEVLSKNGKKQIRIAETEKYPHVTFFFSGGQETPFEGESRILKNSPKVATYDLKPEMSAFELTEALVPELQKGEADFVCLNFANGDMVGHTGVMEAAIKACEAVDTCVKEVVTTGLANGYTTLLIADHGNCETMINPDGSPNTAHTTNPVPVILIDNELKSIKDGVLGDMAPTILKLIGVEQPKAMTQHPLV is encoded by the coding sequence ATGAATAAAAAAGTCATCTTAATGATTCTAGACGGTTGGGGAAACTCTCCAGACCCAAAAGTTTCTGCTATCGATCATGCAAACACACCTTTCATAGATTCACTATATAAAAAATATCCATTCGCGACATTAAGGACCGACGGTTTACATGTTGGTTTACCAGAAGGGCAAATGGGAAATAGTGAAGTTGGCCACATGAATTTAGGTGCCGGTAGAATTGTATATCAAGATTTAGCTAAAATTAACTTAGCGATTGAAAAAGATACTTTAAAAGACGAAAAAGTATTAATTGATGCTTTAAAATATGCATCGGATAATAATAAAAAAGTACACTTTTTAGGTTTATTAAGTAATGGTGGTGTTCATGCACATACTAGCCATTTAAAAGGGTTTATTGATGCAGCCAACAAAGCTGGTGTAAACTCTTATGTCCATGCATTTACAGATGGTCGTGATGTTGATCCAAAATCTGGTAAAGGTTATGTTGAAGATTTACAAAAATATATTGAAGGCACAAAAGCAAAAATAGCAACTATTACTGGTCGTTATTACGCCATGGATAGAGATAAGCGCTGGGAACGGGTAAAACTAGCTTACGATGCTATTGTAAACAATGTGGGAACTAAAACAGATAACCCAGTTGCCGAAATTCAGGCTAATTATGATAATGATGTTACCGATGAGTTTATCAAACCTTTAATTATTACTGAAAATAATGAAGCCATAGCTAAAGTAGAAAAAGATGATGTTCTTATCTTTTTTAATTTTAGAACAGATAGAGGTCGTGAGTTAACAGAAATGTTAAACCAAAAAGATTTTCCAGAATACAATACTAAAAAATTAGACTTATACTATGTAACCATCACAAACTACAGCGATGCTTTTAAAGGTATAAAAGTTATTTTCAATAAAGATAATATAACCGAAACCTTAGGTGAAGTTTTATCTAAAAACGGTAAAAAACAAATTAGAATTGCCGAGACAGAAAAATACCCACACGTAACATTTTTCTTTTCAGGAGGGCAAGAAACCCCATTTGAAGGTGAATCTCGAATTTTGAAAAACTCGCCTAAAGTAGCGACTTACGATTTGAAACCTGAAATGAGTGCTTTTGAATTAACAGAAGCGTTAGTTCCTGAATTACAAAAAGGAGAAGCAGATTTTGTTTGCTTAAACTTTGCCAATGGCGATATGGTTGGACATACAGGCGTTATGGAAGCAGCAATTAAAGCTTGTGAAGCTGTTGATACTTGCGTGAAAGAAGTTGTTACTACAGGTTTAGCAAATGGGTACACTACCCTATTAATTGCCGATCATGGTAATTGTGAAACTATGATTAATCCAGATGGTTCGCCAAATACAGCACACACAACAAACCCTGTGCCTGTTATTTTAATAGACAACGAATTAAAAAGTATTAAAGATGGTGTTTTAGGAGATATGGCTCCAACCATTTTAAAACTTATAGGTGTAGAACAACCAAAAGCAATGACGCAACACCCTTTGGTTTAA
- a CDS encoding ankyrin repeat domain-containing protein, translated as MKKSIIISAIALCFSLGTVNATPVTSTDYTLVNVRYFKVNSFCVSIALGDIDTVMKLLSLGEDVNQVSNGMTPAMYAAKFNRTEILELLIIHGADLKAKNSKKMTAAKYAKIHGATDAGLIIKETLAEKKKK; from the coding sequence ATGAAAAAATCAATCATTATTTCCGCAATCGCATTATGCTTTTCATTAGGAACTGTAAATGCTACACCTGTAACTTCAACCGATTACACTTTAGTAAATGTTCGGTATTTTAAAGTAAACTCCTTTTGTGTATCTATCGCTTTAGGTGATATTGATACCGTAATGAAGTTGTTATCTTTGGGTGAAGATGTTAATCAGGTTTCTAATGGGATGACGCCGGCTATGTATGCCGCTAAGTTTAACAGAACTGAAATTTTGGAACTTTTAATTATACATGGAGCAGATTTAAAAGCGAAAAATTCAAAAAAAATGACAGCTGCTAAATATGCTAAAATTCATGGCGCTACCGATGCGGGTTTAATAATAAAAGAAACTCTAGCTGAGAAAAAGAAAAAATAA
- a CDS encoding RagB/SusD family nutrient uptake outer membrane protein, with protein sequence MKNIHYNIKRIGLTAVVSVFMFTGCSDYLDQEPLDSVTEAVYFSTAEQFENAANYFYRASLGYDAGDESSDLSGNLATSPSYGQGQSSIPVTDAVWSGNYGQLREPNQLIEKAAEYNGNQSEIAGSVATAYFFRAWCHYNLLQRFGGVPIVTRSLDVDSEELYETRNSRYEVVDQILSDLDVAIADLPSENSIPDSGKGKLSTEAARAFKARVLLYEATWEKYVGTTTDGDGISTGAGSNKPVNYPSVDEMFTEAKEQSLAVINSGAYELWDHRNEFGDRNLFYLFNLEDEGSNPAGLSKANNKEFIIQTVYDYTLRSINKNLTHSKAHTPSRKLMDMYLCTDGLPVQHSSVFEGYDLMNSEFQNRDYRLTSFVSEPLKEYWGWGNSVEGGGAQYGVDFADAGTNYDYRYVPELTSPGARRNIGYRGIKLTTEYKLRETKDESFNYPHLRYAEVLLTYAEATVELGGGTISDGDLNISINKIRERSNVAPLTNALIAPFSDLTMLGEIRRERAIELFGENQRFNDLKRWGIAEEELGHTVATTYVDGTEFETATNPKNPTSTIYRPSAFSYGTTTSEESVSSYSGIATTKPGALILDIAGNRNFSIDNYVDPIPSGQIDQNPNLLQNPGW encoded by the coding sequence ATGAAAAATATACATTATAATATAAAACGAATAGGGCTAACAGCCGTAGTTTCAGTATTCATGTTTACTGGATGCTCAGATTATTTAGACCAGGAACCACTGGATTCTGTTACCGAAGCAGTATATTTTAGCACTGCAGAACAGTTTGAAAATGCTGCAAATTATTTTTACCGCGCATCTTTAGGATATGATGCCGGAGATGAATCTTCAGATTTATCAGGAAATCTTGCCACTTCTCCGTCTTATGGACAAGGGCAATCATCTATTCCTGTTACAGATGCTGTTTGGTCAGGTAATTATGGTCAATTAAGAGAACCAAATCAATTAATTGAAAAAGCTGCAGAATACAATGGAAATCAATCAGAAATTGCTGGATCTGTTGCTACAGCTTACTTCTTTAGAGCTTGGTGTCATTACAATTTATTACAACGTTTTGGAGGTGTACCAATAGTTACACGTTCTTTAGATGTAGATTCAGAAGAATTATATGAAACAAGAAACAGTCGTTACGAAGTGGTAGACCAAATTCTTAGCGATTTAGACGTAGCTATAGCAGATTTACCTTCAGAAAACAGTATTCCAGATTCAGGAAAAGGTAAACTTTCAACAGAAGCGGCTAGAGCATTTAAAGCACGTGTTTTATTATACGAAGCAACTTGGGAAAAATACGTAGGTACAACTACAGATGGAGACGGCATTAGCACAGGAGCCGGGTCTAATAAACCAGTAAATTACCCTAGTGTAGACGAGATGTTTACAGAAGCAAAAGAACAATCTTTGGCAGTTATTAATAGTGGAGCTTATGAATTATGGGATCACCGTAATGAATTTGGCGATAGAAACTTATTTTATCTATTTAATTTAGAAGATGAAGGATCTAATCCTGCTGGCTTATCTAAAGCAAATAATAAAGAATTTATAATTCAAACCGTTTACGATTATACATTAAGAAGTATAAATAAAAACCTAACACACTCTAAAGCGCATACTCCATCTCGTAAATTAATGGATATGTACTTATGTACAGATGGTTTACCTGTTCAACATTCTTCAGTATTTGAAGGCTATGATTTAATGAATTCAGAATTTCAAAATCGTGATTATCGCTTAACTAGCTTTGTTAGCGAACCTCTAAAAGAATACTGGGGTTGGGGAAATAGCGTAGAAGGTGGAGGAGCACAATATGGTGTAGACTTCGCAGACGCAGGTACTAATTATGATTATAGATATGTGCCGGAATTAACAAGCCCAGGAGCCAGACGTAATATTGGTTATAGAGGTATTAAGCTTACCACTGAATATAAATTAAGAGAAACCAAAGATGAATCTTTTAATTACCCACATTTACGTTATGCTGAAGTACTATTAACATATGCGGAAGCAACTGTAGAATTAGGAGGAGGAACAATTTCAGATGGTGATTTAAATATCTCTATCAACAAAATTAGAGAACGTTCTAATGTAGCACCTTTAACTAATGCATTAATTGCACCATTTTCAGACTTAACTATGTTAGGTGAAATACGAAGAGAACGTGCTATCGAGTTATTTGGTGAAAATCAACGTTTCAACGATTTAAAACGTTGGGGTATAGCAGAAGAAGAACTTGGTCATACTGTAGCAACCACTTATGTAGATGGTACAGAGTTTGAAACAGCTACCAATCCAAAGAATCCAACTTCTACAATTTATCGTCCAAGTGCATTTTCTTATGGAACAACAACCTCAGAAGAATCTGTATCTTCTTATTCTGGTATTGCAACAACGAAACCAGGAGCTTTAATTTTAGATATTGCTGGGAATAGAAATTTCTCTATAGATAATTATGTAGACCCTATTCCTTCCGGTCAAATAGATCAAAATCCAAACTTATTACAAAACCCAGGTTGGTAA
- a CDS encoding BT0820 family HAD-type phosphatase, giving the protein MNFNNTKIIAVDFDGTIVEDAYPKIGKPMIFAFETLKKLQEEGHRLILWTYRCGSRLDEAVTFCEENGISFYAVNNSFAGEEYTTDISRKINADLFIDDRNIGGFIGWGKVYQILTNETPVIPKQKKGFFSFLK; this is encoded by the coding sequence ATGAATTTTAACAACACAAAAATAATTGCTGTCGATTTTGATGGCACAATCGTAGAAGATGCTTACCCAAAAATAGGGAAGCCTATGATATTTGCTTTCGAAACATTAAAAAAACTTCAAGAAGAAGGGCATCGTTTAATTTTATGGACCTACAGATGTGGTAGTAGATTAGACGAAGCCGTTACTTTTTGTGAAGAAAATGGTATTAGCTTTTACGCTGTGAATAACAGTTTTGCAGGTGAAGAATACACAACAGATATTAGTCGTAAAATAAATGCAGATTTATTTATAGACGATAGAAATATTGGCGGTTTTATTGGTTGGGGTAAAGTTTATCAAATACTTACAAATGAAACACCAGTAATACCCAAACAAAAAAAAGGTTTTTTTAGTTTCTTAAAATAG
- a CDS encoding class I SAM-dependent methyltransferase, whose product MKKLFKLILNTIPRPLLIRLSYVIRPVLAFFLKGDTFTDPIDGKSFKSFLPYGYGNQRNNVLSPSTLSLERHRLLWLYLKNETDFFTAPKKVLHFAPEQCFLKRFRNLKNLDYTTTDLLSPIADVKADICDLPFEDNSYDIIFCNHVLEHIPDDTKAMQELYRVLKPGGMGVFQIPQDLSRATTFEDDSITDKVERAKIFGQYDHVRVYGQDYFDKLRGIGFKVKEVDYTANLSAEAIEKYCLAKGEIIPVVYK is encoded by the coding sequence TTGAAAAAGCTCTTTAAACTCATATTAAACACCATTCCAAGACCTTTGTTAATAAGGTTAAGCTATGTTATTCGTCCGGTTTTAGCTTTCTTTTTAAAAGGCGACACTTTTACCGACCCTATAGATGGAAAAAGCTTTAAAAGTTTTCTCCCTTATGGTTATGGCAATCAGCGTAACAACGTATTATCACCTTCTACTTTAAGTTTAGAGCGCCACCGATTACTTTGGTTGTATCTTAAAAATGAAACCGATTTTTTTACAGCACCAAAAAAAGTACTTCATTTTGCTCCCGAACAATGTTTTTTAAAACGTTTTAGAAATCTTAAAAACTTAGATTACACTACAACCGATTTACTTTCTCCTATTGCAGACGTAAAAGCAGATATTTGCGATTTACCTTTTGAAGATAATAGTTACGATATTATTTTTTGTAATCATGTTTTAGAACATATTCCTGATGATACCAAAGCGATGCAGGAATTATATCGTGTTTTAAAACCTGGTGGTATGGGTGTTTTTCAAATTCCCCAAGATTTATCTAGAGCAACCACTTTTGAAGATGATTCGATTACCGATAAAGTTGAACGCGCTAAAATATTCGGACAATACGATCATGTTCGTGTTTATGGCCAAGATTATTTTGACAAGCTTCGAGGTATAGGTTTTAAAGTAAAGGAGGTTGATTATACCGCAAATCTTTCCGCGGAAGCGATAGAAAAATACTGTTTAGCCAAAGGTGAAATTATTCCGGTAGTTTATAAATAA
- a CDS encoding DUF3050 domain-containing protein — translation MNTSIESIELALKPLRAELNSHKLYSNLASVKDIKTFMEQHVFAVWDFMSLLKALQNHLTNTSVPWIPVKHPSTARFINEIVLGEESDINELGEPNSHFEMYLDAMHQIGASTTDIEKFIIQIEKGISVSEAMTALNLPKATRDFVDFSFKIIATNASHKIASAFTFGREDVIPDMFFQIIKQSEQNNKASYSKLTYYLERHIELDGDEHGPLSLKMVEELCGNDQTKWNDVLETAKDALKYRIALWDGISTLILSNTVLA, via the coding sequence ATGAATACATCTATTGAATCTATAGAACTCGCGTTAAAACCATTACGCGCAGAACTTAATTCTCATAAACTATATAGCAACTTAGCATCGGTTAAAGACATAAAAACCTTTATGGAGCAACATGTGTTTGCCGTTTGGGATTTTATGAGTTTGCTAAAAGCGCTTCAAAATCATTTAACTAATACTTCTGTGCCCTGGATTCCTGTTAAACATCCTTCTACAGCTCGTTTTATTAATGAAATTGTTTTAGGAGAAGAAAGTGATATTAATGAATTGGGAGAACCTAATAGTCACTTTGAAATGTACTTAGATGCTATGCACCAAATTGGAGCAAGTACAACTGATATAGAAAAATTTATAATACAAATAGAAAAAGGTATTTCAGTTTCCGAAGCGATGACGGCTTTAAACTTACCTAAAGCAACTAGAGATTTTGTAGACTTTTCATTTAAAATAATAGCAACCAATGCATCGCATAAAATAGCATCTGCATTTACTTTTGGCAGAGAAGATGTAATTCCTGATATGTTTTTTCAAATTATTAAACAATCGGAACAAAACAATAAAGCATCTTATAGTAAGTTAACTTATTATTTAGAACGCCATATTGAATTGGATGGAGATGAACATGGCCCACTGTCACTAAAAATGGTTGAAGAATTATGTGGAAACGACCAAACTAAATGGAATGACGTATTAGAAACAGCCAAAGATGCATTAAAATATAGGATTGCGCTTTGGGATGGTATTTCAACTTTAATTTTATCGAATACGGTATTAGCCTAG